The DNA window AGCCTGCCTGATTTGATAAAAATGCAGTACCACTGCTACGTACTCGCGGCCACCAGCATCAATCAATCTCGAGTATCAGTCAAACAATCTCGAGTATCCCAGCAGCATACGCTAGGAAGACAGACGGGTGGAACCTTTTGGACCTGTCGGGACCAGGAATCCGGGGAACCCAACGAGGCGGAATTATGGGGTTTGATTGTTTTAAAGCAAGCCATTCAGCCACCCCGATACCATTCCTTCCGGCAGTTCCATGCGAAATCGAAGAATAGCCATGGGGCGGGCTAGCCATATAGCAACCCGTGAATCAATTAGCCCAATGTTGATGTTATCAGCTTGATAGCATTCGCCATGGCGTCTGCCTCTCTGAAGTGCCATCTGCTAAGCATAATAGAGTGATGTAAGTGCAAAGGCTATTGAGCACTCCCCCCGCAAATTGCCATACGCCTGTCATCCCACAACCCGCAGTTTGGCATTTGAAACATATATAAGCCGGCCAACTTCTTTGGGTTTCCAATCAtgcactttttttcttcatctcccttTTCAAAGTTGCAGCCCGTTTTGTTGCTAATTTtggagagaggaaaaaagaagactgCGCAATAAACAATGTCTGCAACGATTCGACATCCTCCGCCGCTCGTCGATCCGAGAAATGGCGTCCAGAAACACTTTATTAGTCCTACCCCGAATGCTAGGATTGCAGACGACAATGGGCTCAATGATATACTCGGCGTGACACAGATTCTTGAGAATCACGATATCCCGTGCTTTTGTGTCGGGATATCTGCCCTCAAGTTTTATGGCGCCGCGAGAGACCGACGCGTGAGCTATACTTCTCCTTTTGACAGCTTgatattgttttttttttttttcgtacATGGAAAGGACGACGTATCACTTGGCGTTTATCAATTGGTGTTATTGATGGATGAATAGCTAACATGATGACTCTTGTTACCAATAGGAATGGGAAATCTGCGTGCCCACTGAACTCGCTTCCAAAGCCCACGAAATCTTCCGCTCACCTCCATACTCCACCACCTATATCCCCATTTCTCCAGTCCCCCACGCCCGAATAATGTCGTTTCTGCACACCTACAAGCGATACCAGATCCGAGACCTCCCCcacatcttcgtcatcgtgCCCTCCCGCGACGTGCACCTCGACTGCCGCCCCAACAAGATTGTCCGTAGCCTCAGAGGCCTGCCCTACCCAAACCTCGAGGATTTTTTCCAGAGCTGCCTCGACCGCCGCGATGAAATCGAGCTCACCGACCTCATAGACGGCACAAACGTCACCAACGACTGGGGAGAGTCGCACCTGGACTTGAACGGATCCCACGACGTCGAGTGGGCGCGCGAGATGAAGCGCCGCACCGACGAATGGGATCCCCAGGTGGAGGGAACATCACCGCCCATTGACTACTGGCCCACGAGGCCGCTGAGCAAGCGGGAGTTTTGGCAGGAGCTTGTGCAGACCAAGATGGATAGACTGGACTGGTCGCGGCCGCCAGAGATTTTCCTGACGCAGTATCGTATCCGTAACTCTTCGGATCCATGGACCGTCATGACGAATGTCGCTTGAAGGTATCTATTTGTTTCTCATTTGTTGATACTTgccttgatgatgttgcTGAACGTCTTGAAtcacttctttttctctctctcttgaatCTTTTGGTCAGCAAGTAGGACAGCATTCGTTGATATGGTAATACTCGTGTATATGGAACGGTCTCTGCATATGGAACGGCAagtactttttcttcttcttcgcccaaTACATCTTTACATCATTTAGCTGCTCATTTGGGCCAATAAACTTCATGACAAAGAATCGATTTCAGTCTATTAAAGGGAAATTGCCTTCTGTAGAAGGCGAACTAGCTCAACTACTCGTACTACATTACATGTAAACGAAACACCACTCAAGTCGCATCAGTCGTAAATCAACAAACAACATCATTCATGCCCCAATCATATACCCCGTCTCTACTCATACATACTCAAATCGATCGAAGTGGCACTCGGTATATTATCCGTCTCATCCCTCACAATACAGAACGTATTCGCAACCATGCTCCAGAACTTGAGGTTATTCTCCATTGCCTCACAGCACCACCACTCGCCGTGAGGGTGCTGGTGCTCTAGTTCCGTCTGGAATTCCACTCGTACACTATAAATGCTCCGCCGGTATTGTGGTTTCTCAGGGTCaccgtcttcgtcgtcgttgttCGCTACCAAGAGCGGATTCCATCTGTTAGCTATCTTGTAACATATTCCAATGGGCTGCACAATTTCCTCTGTCAAATCAACGCCGACACGGACATGCCCAAGAGCTCGGGATCCTCCGTGGTGATAGTGCAGCACAACACCTCTTGTGACTCCGTTGAGCCGTCCTCTGTAAATGACTGCAGATGCAACATTTTCAAGAGGTGCCCAAGAAAAGTAAATTGTTTCGACAAAGCTGTGCATACTGATCGGGCTACTCTCGTATCTGTTGTCAGGAAAGTCTCTTTTGTCCATCTTTTTGGCCGGGTCTCCAGCAGAGTATGTGCCGAGGAAGCCCAATTCTCTCGCAGGGCCCCACCATTGTGGTTGCTGATAAACAAGCATTTGAGGAGCAGCCTGGACGAAGCAGCCATCTTTAAGGGCCTTGTTATGCGATCCCACGATGATGGGGCCGGATTTCTCCGTTTGTATCAAGATGTTGAAAGGCCTCCCTAGGTCTCGCTTGACGCCAATACCAGTTATCCGATCACCCTTGGAGATGGGGACGTAGTTCCACACGCAACACTTTCCAACCGAGTTGGGCAATTTGTTAAACGTGTCCATGGCAGATGGTTCCCCAGGGGAATGGAGGTGAATGCCGGCGAGGCCTCCataaataagaaagaagGTTATGCCTGTTATCCCTTCCAGATTGGCGACAGTCAAGCGTGGCCACTTCCTGGTGAGATGTTCTTCATTTATGGACATGTTGCAGGCAGACCAAGCAGGTGGGGTAGGAGTTTCCCAAATTCGAGGAGGATCCATATCAGGAGTAATTACAAAGCGGCATCGACCGTACtagaaacaaggaaaataCTAGTTAGCAACGGAATTGATGATGgatgtcgaagaagaagaagaagagaagaagagaagaagaagagaagaagaagagaagaagaagagaagaagaagagaagaagaagagaagaagaaggggggggaataGAAGCTTACTAGACTATGAACATATAATTTGGATGTATAGTCATCATCTTGAGACAGAAAGATGTATGCGACGTTGGTAAGACGTCCCCTTGCATACTCAGGGGCACGACTCTGGCGAGATATGCTGCGAATGCCATCGGAGTCGATATTGACTGTGATGAATGGAGGCAGGGATCTGGAAGAGGCACTTGTAACTGCGGCTCCGCGCTTCCAATCCGCAATTTCTGTCAGCGGCGTCGTCTGCAATGCGAGCGGCTGGTCCATAGTCTTTGATATGTGCTCTGCTACGGTACGTGCTATCACGAACCGCCAGAACAGCGAGCGTTCCGAAAAGCCCTGTATGGCTCTAACGAGCTCGGCTGGCAAGCCAAGTAGTAGCTTTGCCACTCCAAGCTCCGTGGCCACGCTCTCAATCAAGGACACGTCGGTATTCATgggatgaggaagaagcaagggcTGAGAATTGTTCCATGGTTGCCTAAAGGCAGCCACTGCCCATATCCGGACGTTGATGGCAGAATCATCATGGTCGGCGCATTGCTTCTTGACCATGGCATAGCAGTCTTTGTGAACTGGCACTGCATCCACCGCCGCGTCTATACATACTATGCAATCTGTCTTCTTGCAGATCTCAAACCGAGATGTGTTGAGCAGGAACTGGTTATCCTCACGAAGAAAAAACGATGGCGAGCACCTAAAGATTTCCGGAGCGTGACGGTAGACTatacgaagaagaaaaaaaagaggtgtCAGCGCTGATGTCAAAGATTTCTGAAACaaggtgctttttttttttcttttttttgataGAGATTGATATAGACGCAGGGAAGCTGGAAAgcaagaaataaaaagaggaaagcatGCCGCTACTTACCAACCTGGATGCTCTCCTTTGTCTCTAGGACTTGAACACATATCCCGCACTGGCGATAGATTCCAAGATGAATCGGTTTCGCCAATGGCGTTCCGCTCGGCCCCTTACATGCCCGGGGACGGGACATCACAACCATGTCGAAGATGGGATAAAACAAtgaggaggacgacgatgatgattatgatgggaagaaaagaagaagaaaggcaagGAGAGACGAAAAggcaagaaaaggaagagagtcAGGGGACAGCAAAGAGGGGGAAatcagctgcagccttgccAGACAAAACCTTGGttgtttgctcttcttctaACAGCAGGCGCGCAGCACTCGCAGCACTCGCAATACTAAGCGAGCCAATCGCATCCACTTCCTTAATCGCCATTAATCGTCACTCATTcactctttccttttttccttttctttcaaaaaaggagaagacgTGGCATAAAGTTTCATGAGGATGCAAGGGGGACGCAATATTGGCCAACACACACATATACGGCCATCTTCCTATTGGAAGAAGATTCTGAGGTTGCATTGCTCCTTTCGGTGAAGAATGGATATGCTTATTGGTGCATTGCAAGTGTGATACGGCATAACTGCTATtatattttccttttcacTTTTGTGTCTTTGCTTACTTTTTTGTGCTGTCCGAATcacgaggaagagaatgtTGAGTTCTGGGATACGAGAGATGTTTATAGTGGATGCGAAAAGTAGTATATTCGTTCGTTACCTACAGCAGCAGGGACAATCATCTGCCAAGCCTGCTAATCATATTCATCGTCTTGCTTAATAGCAAAAGAGTAGAGTCCATTCCTTGTGAATCCCTCTGAAATCCTTGTTTCCTTGTTTCCCTCTTCCACCCTCGTCTCTCCTCTCATTCATGCGTTGCCTCCTTCATTTGCACTTGAAATGAGAAAAAACAtgataaaaaagaaatcgcCCCTTTAACGCCGTGATTCTTCATTTGTGCCCTGGTGGTATTCGTCTTCTACCCCCTCTAACCCCCATCCTATTGCCGTTTTGTCCGTAGGATGCATAGTGTTACAGTGTATTCGTAAACTGAGGTAAATGAAAAAGGGAAGGAAATCCCtattgctcttttttttttcttttttctgttttggtttgttttcttccctttcctcCAATTTTTGTGCCGAGTAGTATGCATATgtagtatatatatgtgtatGTGCGAGTGAATGTGCAGGCGTGTGGTTTTCGTGTTAGTTATacagagaggagaggagaagagagtagAGAGTTTAGGCGGGCGTGTGGAAGAAGCGCAGAATGACCTCGTACATGCCAAACATGATTGCCGCACTAGGCACCGTTCGCATGAGATGAGGCGTCAAGCCGCCGTAGAGACCCATGAGGCCTTCCTCCTTCCAGACGAGCTTGAAGCACTGGACCAAGCCCGTGTACTTGAGCTTGCCGTCTGCCAGAGGAGCCTGTCGCAGGCGAGTTCTCGCAACCTAGGGATTTGGGAGTTAGAACATGGTCACGACAACTAGACAAGATGCTTCAACTCACCTCGTGGGGATAGGCAATGACCGCGGCAACGAGCTTTGCGCCACCTGCAGCTCCGCCGTTGCCCATGACATCCACCACGCGGTCCCAGTACGTCTTTGGCCGGCGGCTGGCCACAATCAGCGCCTCCCGCCGCGCGAG is part of the Trichoderma atroviride chromosome 1, complete sequence genome and encodes:
- a CDS encoding uncharacterized protein (EggNog:ENOG41), whose amino-acid sequence is MSATIRHPPPLVDPRNGVQKHFISPTPNARIADDNGLNDILGVTQILENHDIPCFCVGISALKFYGAARDRREWEICVPTELASKAHEIFRSPPYSTTYIPISPVPHARIMSFLHTYKRYQIRDLPHIFVIVPSRDVHLDCRPNKIVRSLRGLPYPNLEDFFQSCLDRRDEIELTDLIDGTNVTNDWGESHLDLNGSHDVEWAREMKRRTDEWDPQVEGTSPPIDYWPTRPLSKREFWQELVQTKMDRLDWSRPPEIFLTQYRIRNSSDPWTVMTNVA
- a CDS encoding uncharacterized protein (EggNog:ENOG41); the encoded protein is MVVMSRPRACKGPSGTPLAKPIHLGIYRQCGICVQVLETKESIQVVYRHAPEIFRCSPSFFLREDNQFLLNTSRFEICKKTDCIVCIDAAVDAVPVHKDCYAMVKKQCADHDDSAINVRIWAVAAFRQPWNNSQPLLLPHPMNTDVSLIESVATELGVAKLLLGLPAELVRAIQGFSERSLFWRFVIARTVAEHISKTMDQPLALQTTPLTEIADWKRGAAVTSASSRSLPPFITVNIDSDGIRSISRQSRAPEYARGRLTNVAYIFLSQDDDYTSKLYVHSLYGRCRFVITPDMDPPRIWETPTPPAWSACNMSINEEHLTRKWPRLTVANLEGITGITFFLIYGGLAGIHLHSPGEPSAMDTFNKLPNSVGKCCVWNYVPISKGDRITGIGVKRDLGRPFNILIQTEKSGPIIVGSHNKALKDGCFVQAAPQMLVYQQPQWWGPARELGFLGTYSAGDPAKKMDKRDFPDNRYESSPISMHSFVETIYFSWAPLENVASAVIYRGRLNGVTRGVVLHYHHGGSRALGHVRVGVDLTEEIVQPIGICYKIANRWNPLLVANNDDEDGDPEKPQYRRSIYSVRVEFQTELEHQHPHGEWWCCEAMENNLKFWSMVANTFCIVRDETDNIPSATSIDLSMYE